From the genome of Neodiprion pinetum isolate iyNeoPine1 chromosome 3, iyNeoPine1.2, whole genome shotgun sequence, one region includes:
- the LOC124215520 gene encoding uncharacterized protein codes for MRKIKGSTASFCVLLFTILWLDGTLAAPSYCAQWLAPYVNSNPSSLASTGSSVIEKLKLLNQAKFLLNQLSSSSPTYSYNVPSIGAASPSVDTSTNRAPDDQVAVLFQNLITQLGTINSKSVSVANHPSASLAISDVTINALTIQYNNVKGLVSSFMNRRSARVVNTALDALYKTITNIVTGQLRNAELPNLCSKAIVLNRELEATDAPSNVTDAVTDWITSLTLALTGQSQISLSTICSTLNDLETSVVTVVQNDNSEKLQYLLSNLVEAVVKAVVSGGGSGCDIIDVVRQNVAIVKQAIQEDANVRAGNIYNSIINFEEALYNVLIQTDPTAVVVSSQSLPFDTADLETLESEYLVDISQLGKSIFGDNTKLVKLAIQIFLNLAKSENSSAGDVPTSSDPSKTTLSTLQKVDDLLKSVNESSQTNPVGAVEMLIALLSNTPQDDVSIILGALDPAPSDTSNPVPLYDATVIVSNGENFIIKEQVLELKDSGGNVLKSVRSGTYKFTDPNTKISWSGSYGVQNMTVDSDDDGITVYERSGVCTTYLPQTTSDLSTAPRIKRRAHYTVQETIVTGTSDDGSPTVNDIGTYTLTDPVTGAFVSGTFVVENSIFKLNADGSKEIIKSGVLAVQDSDSTSSSDVLSTLGSGDYSLISYHIFNESDYNGNLGTAVIEITDPETGKYESGTAVIQQMTSITNPDGSDDTTTTAILYVDGDEDAVGENVVFKEHKTYVMNPLGQTSPVTTGKFNRTNPTTGVTISDTYVVQNIITINHLDGSTDITKFDKLSSNILATMSSGLSTITSGSSTTTNSSSTTSSGLPILTSEWSTTTSSSPTVTSGSSTTTNSSSTTSSGLPISTSEWPTTTSTSPTITSSSSTTTNSSATTTIDSPTTTSSSPTITSGSSTTTNSSSTTSSGLPISTSEWPTTTSSSPTITSSSSTTTNSSATTTIDSPTTTSSSPTITSDSSTTTNSSSTTSSGLPISNSEWPTTTSTSSTITSGSSTTTNTSATTTIDSPTTTSSSPTITSGSSTTTNSSSTTSSGLPISTSEWPTTTSSSPTITSSSSTTTNSSATTTIDSPTTTSSSPTITSGSSTTTNSSSTTSSGLPISTSEWPTTTSSSPTITSGSSTTTNSSATTTIDSPTTTSSSPTITSGSSTITNSSDTTTIDSPTTTSGSPTIPSEWPTTTSSSPDITSGSYNTTNSSSTTSSGSPISTSEWHTTTSGSPTITSSSATTTYSSSIDNRIGSAADNSTTSLATLIKTINLLVNILNPENPVTQSSSTNNSGRVASGNVPASSSVPIANSLTSTNDSTVHGVDPTTIIIDGAAFILDQHMVPQLDSEGNVVNVTKTGRFSFTDPVTNVFWSGNVEVNDYSATSSSPGEIDVVESGTFTVNLPNDAFCLTTNISDPANFEIHDNVSVTVDDSGASMVTEDGTYTLTNPKTGNSVTGNFVVETSVSKYNSDGSTDTIKSGIMYVTKFCTISLVEEPSPLSNGGYFLFDDHIFATPESNGLVGTGVYNIKDPNTNEYTAGTYLIQEASNTNNSDGSLNLKTAGLIYVNSSYTSTNSISTDSTLAIINGAQFVFDDHLIRVKSYSGELNTVGTGTLTQTDSASGIVRTGTYYIQSAKFKTNSDGSQDTIKSGTFRYTNNNNTISDLSLTLASLLSQLSSGLNSNSSSVKSQELISILKTVKTELSKISTASSISQTDRVLGSTYVRLPRSNVVSALNGQNLQSGDAVAIQTNNGDALLATIQDLCSPVTFHITNLADLAEGFANAKRIWTVHEDNFSKQDRTFIDALLVLSYAL; via the coding sequence ATGAGGAAAATTAAGGGGAGCACAGCTTCCTTCTGTGTCCTGcttttcacaattttatgGCTGGACGGTACTCTTGCTGCACCATCCTACTGTGCACAATGGCTGGCACCGTACGTGAACTCAAATCCTTCGAGTTTGGCATCCACGGGTAGCTCAGTGATTGAAAAGCTAAAGTTGCTGAACCAGGCTAAGTTCCTACTCAACCAGCTGTCTTCATCCAGTCCGACTTACTCGTACAATGTTCCAAGTATCGGCGCAGCCTCACCCTCAGTCGACACTTCGACTAACAGAGCACCTGATGATCAAGTCGCTGTCCTCTTTCAAAACTTGATCACCCAACTTGGAACTATCAATTCGAAGAGTGTCAGCGTAGCTAATCATCCATCGGCCTCACTAGCTATTTCTGATGTCACGATCAACGCTTTAACTATTCAGTACAATAATGTCAAGGGCCTGGTTTCTAGTTTTATGAATCGAAGAAGTGCAAGGGTTGTAAATACAGCATTGGATGCTCTCTACAAAACGATCACCAATATTGTCACTGGACAGCTCCGCAATGCTGAGCTGCCCAACCTGTGCAGCAAAGCGATTGTGTTGAATAGAGAATTGGAGGCTACTGATGCACCGAGTAATGTGACAGATGCGGTAACCGATTGGATTACATCATTGACCCTGGCGTTGACTGGGCAGAGTCAAATCTCACTTTCGACAATTTGCAGTACCTTGAATGACCTGGAAACATCGGTTGTAACAGTGGTTCAAAACGACAACTCCGAAAAGCTGCAATACCTACTCTCGAATTTGGTGGAAGCCGTGGTGAAGGCGGTAGTATCTGGAGGAGGTTCTGGATGTGATATCATAGATGTTGTGCGGCAGAATGTTGCTATTGTAAAACAGGCTATTCAAGAGGACGCCAACGTCAGGGCTGGGAACATCTATAAttcgattataaattttgaagaagCACTATACAACGTTCTGATCCAAACGGACCCGACAGCTGTCGTGGTGAGTTCTCAGAGTCTGCCGTTCGATACAGCCGACCTCGAAACTCTGGAATCAGAGTATCTTGTCGATATTAGCCAGTTAGGGAAATCCATATTTGGTGACAATACGAAACTCGTAAAATTGgcgattcaaattttcctAAACCTTGCAAAGTCTGAAAACTCATCGGCTGGAGATGTGCCCACTTCCTCGGACCCAAGCAAAACCACTCTTTCAACTCTGCAAAAGGTTGACGATTTGCTGAAATCCGTGAATGAGTCTTCACAGACGAATCCAGTGGGTGCAGTTGAAATGCTCATCGCATTGTTGAGCAACACGCCACAAGACGATGTCTCAATTATTTTAGGCGCTTTAGATCCTGCCCCCAGTGATACAAGCAATCCAGTTCCGCTCTACGACGCAACGGTCATAGTTAGTAATGGAGAAAACTTTATCATCAAAGAGCAGGTTCTGGAACTGAAAGATTCGGGTGGAAACGTCCTCAAAAGCGTGCGCAGTGGAACGTACAAGTTCACGGACCCTAACACGAAGATCTCGTGGTCTGGGTCGTACGGCGTTCAGAATATGACAGTTGATTCTGATGACGATGGGATTACTGTTTATGAAAGATCTGGAGTGTGCACGACGTATCTACCACAGACTACCTCCGATTTGTCTACTGCACCGCGGATCAAAAGGCGAGCACATTACACGGTACAAGAAACTATCGTTACGGGGACCTCTGATGACGGGAGCCCGACGGTAAATGACATCGGTACATACACTTTGACGGATCCCGTTACTGGTGCTTTTGTATCTGGGACCTTTGTCGTTGAAAACAGTATATTCAAATTGAATGCTGACGGTAGTAAGGAAATAATCAAGTCAGGAGTACTGGCTGTACAGGATTCAGATTCCACATCATCGAGTGATGTACTTTCCACTCTTGGCAGCGGTGACTATTCCCTGATCAGTTATCATATCTTTAACGAATCAGATTACAATGGCAACCTTGGTACTGCGGTTATCGAAATTACAGATCCTGAAACTGGAAAATACGAGTCAGGGACTGCCGTGATTCAGCAGATGACCAGCATAACAAATCCTGATGGATCCGACGATACGACGACAACTGCGATATTGTATGTTGATGGTGACGAGGATGCAGTTGGAGAAAATGTGGTATTCAAGGAGCACAAGACTTATGTTATGAACCCCCTCGGGCAAACTAGCCCAGTTACCACTGGTAAATTCAATCGAACAAATCCCACTACTGGCGTGACAATATCTGATACTTATGTGGTTCAGAATATCATAACAATCAACCATCTTGACGGGTCTACGGATAtcacaaaatttgataaactgAGTAGCAACATTTTAGCTACAATGAGCAGTGGTTTATCTACTATCACCAGCGGTTCATCCACCACAACCAACAGTTCGTCTACCACATCTAGCGGTTTGCCTATTTTAACCAGCGAGTGGTCTACTACAACGAGCAGTTCACCTACTGTCACCAGCGGTTCATCCACCACAACCAACAGTTCGTCTACCACATCCAGCGGTTTGCCTATTTCAACCAGCGAGTGGCCTACTACAACGAGCACTTCACCTACTATCACCAGCAGTTCATCCACCACAACCAACAGTTCGGCTACCACAACCATCGATTCGCCTACCACAACGAGCAGTTCACCTACTATCACCAGCGGTTCATCCACCACAACCAACAGTTCGTCTACCACATCCAGCGGTTTGCCTATTTCAACCAGCGAGTGGCCTACTACAACGAGCAGTTCACCTACTATCACCAGCAGTTCATCCACCACAACCAACAGTTCGGCTACCACAACCATCGATTCGCCTACCACAACGAGCAGTTCACCTACTATCACCAGTGATTCATCCACCACAACCAACAGTTCGTCTACCACATCCAGCGGTTTGCCCATTTCAAACAGCGAGTGGCCTACTACAACGAGCACTTCATCTACTATCACCAGCGGTTCATCCACCACAACCAACACTTCGGCTACCACAACCATCGATTCACCTACCACAACGAGCAGTTCACCTACTATCACCAGCGGTTCATCCACCACAACCAACAGTTCGTCTACCACATCCAGCGGTTTGCCTATTTCAACCAGCGAGTGGCCTACTACAACGAGCAGTTCACCTACTATCACCAGCAGTTCATCCACCACAACCAACAGTTCGGCTACCACAACCATCGATTCGCCTACCACAACGAGCAGTTCACCTACTATCACCAGCGGTTCATCCACCACAACCAACAGTTCGTCTACCACATCCAGCGGTTTGCCTATTTCAACCAGCGAGTGGCCTACTACAACGAGCAGTTCACCTACTATCACCAGCGGTTCATCCACCACAACCAACAGTTCGGCTACCACAACCATCGATTCGCCTACCACAACGAGCAGTTCACCCACTATCACCAGCGGTTCATCCACCATAACCAACAGTTCGGATACCACAACCATCGATTCGCCTACCACAACGAGCGGTTCACCTACTATACCCAGCGAGTGGCCTACTACAACGAGTAGTTCACCTGATATCACTAGCGGTTCATACAACACAACCAACAGTTCGTCTACCACATCCAGCGGTTCGCCCATTTCAACCAGCGAATGGCATACTACAACGAGCGGTTCGCCTACTATCACCAGCAGTTCAGCCACCACAACCTACAGTTCATCTATTGACAATCGTATAGGATCCGCCGCCGATAACTCTACCACGTCTTTGGCGACATTAATCAAAACTATAAATCTCCTTGTGAACATTCTTAACCCGGAGAATCCAGTTACTCAAAGTTCTTCCACGAACAACTCAGGCCGAGTCGCTTCCGGAAATGTGCCAGCGTCTTCGTCTGTTCCGATTGCAAATTCCTTAACTTCGACGAATGATTCTACGGTTCATGGGGTTGATCCTACAACTATAATAATCGATGGTGCGGCTTTTATATTGGACCAGCACATGGTACCACAGTTGGATTCCGAAGGAAACGTTGTGAACGTTACTAAAACTGGGAGGTTCAGTTTCACGGACCCTGTGACAAACGTTTTTTGGTCTGGAAATGTTGAAGTAAACGACTATTCGGCAACGTCGAGTTCGCCGGGCGAAATCGACGTGGTTGAGTCGGGCACATTTACCGTTAACTTGCCCAATGATGCTTTCTGCCTGACTACGAACATCTCAGACCCAGCCAACTTTGAGATCCATGATAATGTGAGCGTAACCGTCGACGATAGCGGAGCTTCCATGGTGACGGAAGATGGAACGTACACTCTGACTAATCCCAAAACTGGTAACTCTGTGACTGGAAACTTCGTCGTTGAGACGAGCGTTTCTAAATACAATTCGGACGGCAGTACAGACACGATCAAATCCGGAATCATGTACGTGACCAAATTCTGCACTATATCTCTCGTCGAAGAGCCCAGCCCGTTGAGTAACGGTGGATACTTTCTATTCGACGATCATATCTTTGCAACACCCGAGAGCAACGGACTGGTTGGAACGGGAGTTTACAACATCAAGGACCCGAATACAAACGAGTATACTGCAGGAACTTACCTGATCCAGGAGGCCTCTAACACTAATAATTCTGACGGAAGTTTGAACCTGAAGACCGCTGGCCTTATTTACGTAAATTCTTCGTACACCAGTACGAATTCAATCAGCACCGATTCAACGCTTGCTATCATAAATGGGGCACAATTCGTGTTCGACGATCACTTGATTCGAGTCAAGTCCTATTCCGGGGAGTTGAACACGGTTGGGACAGGGACTCTCACACAAACAGATTCGGCGTCGGGCATCGTCAGGACTGGGACTTATTATATTCAGTCAGCTAAGTTTAAGACAAATTCTGACGGCAGTCAAGATACGATCAAATCTGGCACGTTTAGATacacgaataataataataccataTCCGATCTATCCCTTACTCTAGCGTCATTACTCTCACAGTTAAGTTCCGGCTTAAATTCGAATTCCAGCTCAGTAAAATCGCAAGAGCTGATCAGTATTCTGAAAACAGTGAAGACAGAGTTGAGTAAAATCTCTACAGCAAGCTCGATTTCGCAAACAGATCGGGTGTTGGGATCTACTTACGTAAGGCTACCACGATCAAACGTAGTTTCAGCGCTGAATGGACAGAATCTTCAGTCTGGAGATGCTGTGGCCATTCAGACTAACAACGGGGATGCTCTTCTGGCCACAATTCAGGACCTCTGCAGCCCCGTGACTTTTCATATTACAAACTTGGCTGATCTGGCAGAAGGATTTGCAAACGCGAAGAGAATTTGGACCGTGCATGAGGACAACTTTTCGAAGCAAGATCGCACCTTCATCGACGCTCTTCTAGTCTTGAGTTATGCCTTGTGA
- the LOC124213784 gene encoding uncharacterized protein has translation MRSTRTWVFVAALVSLTVIAESRPGYGDLPPNCGSPISVVPSAPQIVTYGDPCFCKESLPYSIQVPQVPSYPVEKLRTYGYSITEQPRQSSTRLRVPVKIQTPIVQKPCDNLCGSTYGVTVQHQPRSNPKPLYTFDAAVKTAVTVEKPTCKPCLSVSFQDPVEQNPWLLGKLPIAVETPAQAPPVKMLTGLTATVDRVLVPACECGGCPDCNDVRFRNGLQ, from the exons ATGAGATCGACACGGACTTGGGTCTTCGTGGCCGCGCTGGTCTCACTTACCGTGATCGCTGAGTCTCGTCCAGGGTACGGTGATCTGCCTCCAAACTGCGGTAGTCCCATATCTGTTGTTCCTTCTGCGCCACAAATCGTCACATACGGAGACCCCTGTTTCTGCAAGGAGTCGCTTCCGTACTCTATACAG GTCCCGCAAGTGCCATCGTACCCCGTGGAAAAATTGAGGACTTACGGATACTCAATAACAGAACAACCTAGACAGAGCTCCACTCGCCTTCGTGTTCCTGTCAAAATTCAAACACCGATTGTCCAAAAGCCTTGCGATAATCTATGTGGCAGCACCTACGGTGTTACGGTTCAACATCAACCTCGAAGTAATCCAAAACCATTGTACACATTTGATGCTGCTGTCAAAACAGCAGTGACTGTCGAGAAACCAAC GTGCAAGCCGTGTCTGTCGGTATCGTTCCAAGATCCCGTTGAACAGAATCCGTGGCTACTTGGTAAACTTCCAATTGCTGTTGAAACCCCAGCACAGGCACCTCCTGTAAAAATGCTCACAGGTTTAACCGCCACAGTGGATAGAGTGTTGGTTCCCGCTTGCGAATGCGGTGGCTGTCCCGACTGCAATGATGTACGTTTCAGAAATGGCCTTCAGTGA